From Aegilops tauschii subsp. strangulata cultivar AL8/78 chromosome 5, Aet v6.0, whole genome shotgun sequence:
AATAGGCTTACATCCATAGCTAAATGCTTCTAGTTCTCATGAATCACGAATTCAGGATCAGGCGTTCCATATCATGACGACTGCGATGACACCGACGCCAAGCACGACGGAGAGCCACCGGCCGACGGGCGTGTCGGCGGCGACGGGCCTCTGTAGCATGTACCCCTTGGCGAGGAGGTGGTTGATGGAGACGTAGACAAAGATGCCCGTGGCGAGGCCCATGGAGATGGCATAGATCCAGTCGGCCACCCGGCCctccgtggtggcgtcgacgagtatgccgacgccgacgccgatgGGGCTGGAGACGGCGAAGGCGAAGGCGTAGCCGAAGCAGGAGAGGAGGGGGCGATCGGGGAGCATCCGGAGCAGCGCGATGCCCATGGCGATCGCGGCGAAGATCTTGTGCAGGCTGATGGTCCACAGCGCCTTCCACGCGTCGGCTTCCGTCTCTGCTTGCGAGTAATCGTCGATTCAAAGACCGGATCAAGTAAAAGTAGGCATGAAAATCAATGGCTGGAGTAGGGTCGAGAGGTGCACACATATATAAGATGCAGAGACCCTCTCGTGGCGGTCAAAATTCAGGAAATATTGATCTCTGTCTCTGTCTTACCGGCGACTCCAATGGCGATGCCTTCGAAGACGGAGTGGAAGCAGAGCGCGGCGATGAGGAGTACGCCGTCGCCGATGGTGCTCGCGTTGCGCAGCATGGATGCAGTCGACGGTCCGTGCGCGTCCTGCACGTGCGACACCGCCAAGTTATTACATACTGCACGCGCGAGTACACGGAGCTGTGTGGTAGTCTGAATGACTGTCAAATCAACACCGGACTCGGAGGATGTACTTACAGCTGTATGTGGTCCGGAGCTGTTGCCATTTGTGCTGCTCAGCTTGCCCTCCTCCAGCGCTCCTGGAAATTTGTAAACAGGGGTGGATTCTGAACATTAAAACCATGACTAATGCACTACGGTGTATAAGATCGCAGTGATAGACCTTGAATCGGAGTAGGCTAGTAGATCCGGTGAATCTACCTTGTCCAGCAgtggatgaactcgagccggaggccatcgtggtgctggggcgcacggcgatggcggagagtgggcccgtgagcaccgcgctaaccctagatcggtagggattgtaggtggggattgtggcagcgattaacctcgttcgtcgtgccccggcccccacctctgtttatatagcgcgggtcacagaggcccaccaaccatggtttggttgggcgcccccgatcagggcgcgagtcaggggcccgttcgacccgttgggttcgaacgggagagagatcaacctaacattctcccccttgatctcaactTTACTTTTAACTTTATACTTTCTAGCTTATTTGTTTCATCACATATTGGTACATAGAGCATGTTTCATCGTCACGGCTTAATTGCCGTTAGAATCATACAGCTACAACATACGTTATGTTCAGAAACAAATTCTGTTCCTTTTGGGCCTATCCACGACTTAgcaatcctttgtccaacaaaaATTGGAAACATGTAATTCATCACTCCCTGGTGCACAAAGCTTGGGCAACACAAATTATACTTATGCAATTCATGAACCGGGAATGCAGTACTCATTTAGCCCACTCATCGCCTACAAAGCCCCGACATTGTAGCGCTTCCACACACGTTTGAGCAAACACGTGCGAGACCTAGAATGGAAATCTTGTAACTGACGAAGCGGGCACAATTCACTTGGCCCACTCGTCGCCTGCAAGGCGAACATTGAGCCGCCGGGCCCGTTTATCCGGAGCGCCGCCATCGGGATCCTGGCTTGACGTGGACTTCCGCCGGCGGCCCCGTTTACCCGCCGCAGTGTTGCTTGCATCCAGCTTAGGCGTGGACGTCGGGACTTTGGACCTCCGAGCCGGAATGCTGCTGCCTGAAGCCTTGCCAGGCGTAGACTTTGGGCGCCGAGTCTTTTTAGCTGCAGGCTTCTTCTCCTTGGCCGCGAGCTTTCTCCCTCTGAGAATCGCAGTCGAGCGGATCTCGTCAGCAAGATCCTGGTCCGCAGCCGCCATGAACGCCTCGAAGTCCTCGGGGATCTCGTACATCTTCCCGAAGTCCACGAGCAGCCTGACGCACGTCCGCTTGAGCGCCGGCAGGCTGTAGGTGTGCGCCATCTGCAGCCTGTCCAGCATGTTCTCCACGCCCACGTCCTCCCGCAGGCTCTCCTCGCAGGCCTTCTTCAGGTTGGCGATGCCGTACTTGTCGCCGGCGGCGACGAGCTCGCTCCGGTGCTCCAGCAGCTCCCACTCGGACCTGGCGTCGCCGTAGAGGTAGCGGACCAAGGCCTTGCACGCGCCGATGGACATGTCGGAGATGTCCACCGTGGAGAGCTCCTTCTCCCTGAGGTTGTGCGAGAACATGCTCAGGAACACCGGCGACCGCGCGGCCAGGACGGCGCGGTGGGCCCTCATGCTGCCGCCGGCCGCGTTGACGGTGATGTCCGTGAGGATGCCTTCCCGTAGCATGCGCGCGACGCCAGACTGGGCTTGCTCCACTGACGCCGTCCTCATTTGTGTAGAGCGCAAAAATGATTCTGTTTTGCCATACTGTAATACAGAAAGAAAAACTGCATCGTCACACTAGCAGTAATATATCCTCCTGCTCCATTGTTCAATGCTGCCGCCGGCCGCGTTGACGGTGATGTCCGTGAGGATGTGCAAATGCGGGCGATGACATACATTCGGTCCGATTCATATATGAGGGATATTCTCTCTAAACTCAATGCAATCTAGCCTTTAAGTACAATCATCCATGTGATGTAAATTAAATTGGTAAAGGGACCTTATTTTAAATAATTTGACAGCATTATAATTATCCTAAAATCTAATAAAGCACAAAATTTGAAATCCAAATTCAGTCACACTGACAGACTCAGGTGCTATATAGTAGAATTTGTCGGTGTTCTGTTTTTCTATGTTATTTTGTATTTTATTCAATCTCAAAATTGCCAAATTTATGCTAAAGACTACTCATAGACGGTGGTGAAGTTACTTTGTGTCTTCCTCATTTCTCTATTGTGACTTTTTTCTCTCTATTGCCAGAGCTAATCTCGTGATTTCCATCTCTTTGCACAGTCAGAGGAATGAGGAAGTTATCTTCGAATCTCTTCATTTTGTGTCAGGTACAATTCTTATCTCTAGACCATCACAAAAGTCCTTCAACTATGATGTCGAATAGTCTTAGTCCCTAACTTATACTCTGACAATATCCGTAGAGCTCAAGAGTATCCGGAACAAGAAATTTAAGGGGCTGACTTAGAATCTTCTAATATTAGAAGTTGACAAATAACCATCTGTACTttaaggaagaaaaagaaaagaaaaaatatatgCGATTTACCTCAGTAATGTTGCGAAACTCGATCTCAACCAAGCATCTTGAAGATTTACATCCATCCGTCACTGTCCATGTATGAGGACCATTGAGAGGTAGGTCAACTTCTGCATGTGTGTACTACTTGTTAGTACTGTTAGAATTTTTTTGCCCATGTTAAAGACGTAAAATAAGTGATACAAAGCCGTTCGAAATTACAAAATGCAAATGCATGTATGTGGAAAATACAAAGTctaaaaagagaaaagaaaaaataacagTAGTTCGAGATTTAGAACCCACGATATGGAGTAAACATTGCAAACAGGTAAGCCACGGATAAATATCATGTCATAAACATTGTTTGTAATGAAAGAGTCAACATGATTAGGGTGATTTGTTCCGCCAATAAATAGACCCGAGAAGAGTAGTTTACAATATATCTAGTTTTACGAAGTAGTACAAAACATTTAGTTGAGTGTTTAGTCTCGAGTGTAAATGACGGCCTGATAAAGGTCCTGTCATTTTTGTATACTTGAACGAATCTTGGTTCTAGATCGGACAGTTCTAGTTAGAGATCTCTTCTAGTTATTTATCAGTCGTCTAAGGAGAACATTTCATAGCAAGATAGGGGAAATAGGCTACCCTACAATATTTTGCAAACTACACATTGACCGGCGCTAACCATAGTTCACAAAAGAAAATTTTACCTTGACGATTATGAACTACCACCGGTTGATTTTCAGGAAAGAGCACAAGTTTTAGGGTAACGGAAGCCAAACATTTGTTCCAAAACAGTGAAGATGCCGAAAGAGTCACCGAGGTATGCTCGTCCACTCGGACGGCAGACAGTTGCCTACACAATTCAAATGAACAATTGGGAACGTTCAGGAAGAAACAACACTAACCGAAAACCCGTCCGCTACAAGGATTTTGTTGAAGAACGAAGAATAAAGGCAAATAGGAGCAGCGGCAATACCATCTCCGTTTCCCGACGGAGAACTCTTTCTTGGATCTCTTGGTTTGCTCATGGGGTCCGAGCTCCAGCAGCACGAATCTCCCTTCGATCTCCACGTCGTTCCTCGGGACCTGTCTCGACATCTCTCCGATGGAACTTTGTTCTTTGTCAGGCGAAAGGCGGCGTGCTGTTGAGAGAAGAACCCTAGACCTGGAAACGCCGAAGGAGAGGCTAAAACGGGTATGGGGGTACGTGCGGGTAGGTGAGGAAATTACGGGGTGGAATCCGAGACGACAGAGATCTTGCTCCTCGCTGACGTTGGCTTTGGCTTCCTGGGCATGCTGTTATCACGCTAATTGTAGTGTTCCAAAACTTGGCTGTGCTGATTAAATGGCCTAGCTTATTTTTTGGGGGAGGAACGATTAAATGGTTTAGCTTTGGGCAAGTATTTGTTTCACCATAAAATTCTGGCGAGGTTCCTTCCCCTCCTCTCTGTTTTTATTGTCTTGCCAAACTTCCATCTAAATTTTTGTTGCCAACTTGGTAACTGCCGCTTGCCCAGCACTATGGCTGgacctgtgtgtgtgtgtgaggtaTGGAATCGTTGTGTttcatttcaaaaaaaaaacttggTAACTGAAATGTTGTCACCATCCCTGACATGGCGGCCCAGCTGGCAGCGACCTTGCCAACTCGTCGACCAGGGTCGCAAGGCCAACCCCCGTGTGGTTGGGCCGGACTAGGTGTGGTTGAGACCCAGCCCAGTCTCTTCGCTACGTATTCCCTTCCACACGAAggaagatgtcatccactggaccAGGATTCGCTCAAAAAAAATCCAGTGGACTAGGATAAATTGGTTATGGCACAACTTGTTATTCTTCGTGTTCATTTTGTTTTCGCTACCAACTACTCAAA
This genomic window contains:
- the LOC109757573 gene encoding zinc transporter 2-like, whose amino-acid sequence is MASGSSSSTAGQESTPVYKFPGALEEGKLSSTNGNSSGPHTADAHGPSTASMLRNASTIGDGVLLIAALCFHSVFEGIAIGVAETEADAWKALWTISLHKIFAAIAMGIALLRMLPDRPLLSCFGYAFAFAVSSPIGVGVGILVDATTEGRVADWIYAISMGLATGIFVYVSINHLLAKGYMLQRPVAADTPVGRWLSVVLGVGVIAVVMIWNA
- the LOC109757574 gene encoding BTB/POZ domain-containing protein At1g55760-like encodes the protein MRTASVEQAQSGVARMLREGILTDITVNAAGGSMRAHRAVLAARSPVFLSMFSHNLREKELSTVDISDMSIGACKALVRYLYGDARSEWELLEHRSELVAAGDKYGIANLKKACEESLREDVGVENMLDRLQMAHTYSLPALKRTCVRLLVDFGKMYEIPEDFEAFMAAADQDLADEIRSTAILRGRKLAAKEKKPAAKKTRRPKSTPGKASGSSIPARRSKVPTSTPKLDASNTAAGKRGRRRKSTSSQDPDGGAPDKRARRLNVRLAGDEWAK